From Brassica oleracea var. oleracea cultivar TO1000 chromosome C3, BOL, whole genome shotgun sequence, a single genomic window includes:
- the LOC106328133 gene encoding auxin response factor 11-like isoform X1, translated as MANVEDDHLYMELWKACAGPLVEVPRYGERVFYFPQGHMEQLVASTNQEGVVDQEIPDFNLPSKLLCRVLSVLLKAEHETDEVYAQITLQPEEDQNEPESLDPPVTEAAKQSVDSFVKILTASDTSTHGGFSVLRKHATECLPLLDMTQPTPTQELVARDLHGYEWRFKHIFRGQPRRHLLTTGWSTFVTSKRLVAGDAFVFLRGKTGDLRVGVRRLARQQSTMPASVISSQSMNLGVLATASHAVNTKTMFVVFYKPRISQFIIGVNKYMSAMKSGFSTGRRFRMRFEGEESPERVFTGAIIGSGDISPQWQASKWRLLQIQWDEPSLVQRPNRVSPWEIEPFSPSKLTIDSSVSEITGSPVASNFLSSFPQSHEANPSLKLLFQDPPSGLQCKKTETSVTSCCRLFGFDLMSKPTTTPSPLGKQVISMDSNNSASTKCQDLNSHQKQQTSTRSRIKVQMQGTAVGRAVDLTLLRSYDELLSELEKLFEIEGELRPKDKWAIVFTDNEGYMMLAGDDPWNEFCKMAKKLFIYSSDEVKKMSSKSSLDDEGTIINLEPDQRIANL; from the exons ATGGCAAATGTTGAAGATGATCATTTGTACATGGAGCTGTGGAAAGCTTGTGCAGGGCCACTTGTGGAAGTTCCTCGTTATGGCGAAAGAGTTTTCTACTTCCCTCAAGGTCACATGGAACAA TTGGTGGCTTCCACTAATCAAGAAGGAGTTGTTGATCAAGAAATACCTGATTTTAATCTTCCTTCAAAGTTACTCTGTCGTGTTCTTAGTGTCTTGCTAAAAGCAGAGCATGAAACAGATGAGGTTTACGCTCAGATCACTTTACAACCAGAGGAAGAT CAAAATGAACCAGAAAGCCTTGATCCACCTGTAACCGAAGCTGCTAAACAAAGTGTTGATTCGTTTGTTAAGATTCTAACAGCTTCTGATACAAGCACTCATGGTGGCTTCTCTGTTCTTCGTAAACACGCTACTGAGTGTTTGCCTTTACTT GATATGACACAACCTACACCGACTCAAGAACTGGTAGCTAGAGATCTCCACGGCTACGAATGGAGGTTTAAGCATATATTCAGAG GGCAACCGAGGAGACATTTACTTACAACTGGTTGGAGTACATTTGTAACCTCAAAAAGACTTGTTGCTGGAGATGCATTTGTGTTCTTGAG GGGTAAAACTGGGGATTTACGAGTTGGAGTGAGACGTTTAGCTAGGCAACAAAGCACAATGCCTGCATCCGTGATCTCGAGTCAGAGTATGAATTTGGGAGTTCTTGCTACAGCTTCTCATGCTGTCAACACAAAAACTATGTTTGTTGTCTTCTATAAGCCTAG GATAAGCCAATTCATAATAGGTGTGAACAAGTATATGTCGGCGATGAAGAGTGGATTCTCTACTGGTAGAAGGTTTAGGATGAGATTTGAAGGAGAAGAGTCTCCTGAGAGAGT ATTTACTGGGGCGATTATTGGTAGTGGAGATATATCTCCTCAATGGCAAGCTTCAAAGTGGAGGTTATTGCAG ATCCAGTGGGACGAGCCGTCTTTGGTTCAGAGACCAAACAGAGTCTCACCGTGGGAGATCGAGCCTTTCTCACCATCCAAGCTAACCATTGATTCATCAGTTTCAG AAATCACAGGGAGTCCTGTCGCTTCTAATTTCTTGAGTAGCTTCCCGCAAAGCCACGAGGCTAACCCATCACTCAAACTGTTGTTTCAAGATCCACCAAGTGGTTTACAATGCAAGAAAACAGAGACTTCGGTCACAAGCTGCTGTAGGTTATTTGGATTCGATCTCATGAGCAAGCCTACTACTACTCCAAGTCCTCTTGGCAAGCAAGTAATAAGCATGGATTCAAATAACTCTGCTTCTACCAAATGTCAAGATCTTAACTCGCATCAGAAGCAACAAACATCAACAAGAAGTCGAATCAAG GTGCAAATGCAAGGAACAGCGGTTGGACGCGCGGTTGATTTAACGTTGTTGAGATCATACGATGAACTACTCAGTGAGTTAGAGAAACTGTTTGAGATTGAAGGAGAGCTTAGGCCTAAAGACAAATGGGCTATTGTGTTTACAGACAATGAGGGATATATGATGCTTGCAGGAGACGATCCATGGAA TGAGTTCTGTAAAATGGCGAAGAAGTTATTTATATATTCGAGTGATGAGGTCAAGAAAATGAGCTCAAAGTCATCGTTGGATGATGAAGGTACGATCATCAATCTGGAACCGGACCAGAGGATAGCTAACCTTTAG
- the LOC106328133 gene encoding auxin response factor 11-like isoform X2, whose translation MANVEDDHLYMELWKACAGPLVEVPRYGERVFYFPQGHMEQLVASTNQEGVVDQEIPDFNLPSKLLCRVLSVLLKAEHETDEVYAQITLQPEEDQNEPESLDPPVTEAAKQSVDSFVKILTASDTSTHGGFSVLRKHATECLPLLDMTQPTPTQELVARDLHGYEWRFKHIFRGQPRRHLLTTGWSTFVTSKRLVAGDAFVFLRGKTGDLRVGVRRLARQQSTMPASVISSQSMNLGVLATASHAVNTKTMFVVFYKPRISQFIIGVNKYMSAMKSGFSTGRRFRMRFEGEESPERVFTGAIIGSGDISPQWQASKWRLLQWDEPSLVQRPNRVSPWEIEPFSPSKLTIDSSVSEITGSPVASNFLSSFPQSHEANPSLKLLFQDPPSGLQCKKTETSVTSCCRLFGFDLMSKPTTTPSPLGKQVISMDSNNSASTKCQDLNSHQKQQTSTRSRIKVQMQGTAVGRAVDLTLLRSYDELLSELEKLFEIEGELRPKDKWAIVFTDNEGYMMLAGDDPWNEFCKMAKKLFIYSSDEVKKMSSKSSLDDEGTIINLEPDQRIANL comes from the exons ATGGCAAATGTTGAAGATGATCATTTGTACATGGAGCTGTGGAAAGCTTGTGCAGGGCCACTTGTGGAAGTTCCTCGTTATGGCGAAAGAGTTTTCTACTTCCCTCAAGGTCACATGGAACAA TTGGTGGCTTCCACTAATCAAGAAGGAGTTGTTGATCAAGAAATACCTGATTTTAATCTTCCTTCAAAGTTACTCTGTCGTGTTCTTAGTGTCTTGCTAAAAGCAGAGCATGAAACAGATGAGGTTTACGCTCAGATCACTTTACAACCAGAGGAAGAT CAAAATGAACCAGAAAGCCTTGATCCACCTGTAACCGAAGCTGCTAAACAAAGTGTTGATTCGTTTGTTAAGATTCTAACAGCTTCTGATACAAGCACTCATGGTGGCTTCTCTGTTCTTCGTAAACACGCTACTGAGTGTTTGCCTTTACTT GATATGACACAACCTACACCGACTCAAGAACTGGTAGCTAGAGATCTCCACGGCTACGAATGGAGGTTTAAGCATATATTCAGAG GGCAACCGAGGAGACATTTACTTACAACTGGTTGGAGTACATTTGTAACCTCAAAAAGACTTGTTGCTGGAGATGCATTTGTGTTCTTGAG GGGTAAAACTGGGGATTTACGAGTTGGAGTGAGACGTTTAGCTAGGCAACAAAGCACAATGCCTGCATCCGTGATCTCGAGTCAGAGTATGAATTTGGGAGTTCTTGCTACAGCTTCTCATGCTGTCAACACAAAAACTATGTTTGTTGTCTTCTATAAGCCTAG GATAAGCCAATTCATAATAGGTGTGAACAAGTATATGTCGGCGATGAAGAGTGGATTCTCTACTGGTAGAAGGTTTAGGATGAGATTTGAAGGAGAAGAGTCTCCTGAGAGAGT ATTTACTGGGGCGATTATTGGTAGTGGAGATATATCTCCTCAATGGCAAGCTTCAAAGTGGAGGTTATTGCAG TGGGACGAGCCGTCTTTGGTTCAGAGACCAAACAGAGTCTCACCGTGGGAGATCGAGCCTTTCTCACCATCCAAGCTAACCATTGATTCATCAGTTTCAG AAATCACAGGGAGTCCTGTCGCTTCTAATTTCTTGAGTAGCTTCCCGCAAAGCCACGAGGCTAACCCATCACTCAAACTGTTGTTTCAAGATCCACCAAGTGGTTTACAATGCAAGAAAACAGAGACTTCGGTCACAAGCTGCTGTAGGTTATTTGGATTCGATCTCATGAGCAAGCCTACTACTACTCCAAGTCCTCTTGGCAAGCAAGTAATAAGCATGGATTCAAATAACTCTGCTTCTACCAAATGTCAAGATCTTAACTCGCATCAGAAGCAACAAACATCAACAAGAAGTCGAATCAAG GTGCAAATGCAAGGAACAGCGGTTGGACGCGCGGTTGATTTAACGTTGTTGAGATCATACGATGAACTACTCAGTGAGTTAGAGAAACTGTTTGAGATTGAAGGAGAGCTTAGGCCTAAAGACAAATGGGCTATTGTGTTTACAGACAATGAGGGATATATGATGCTTGCAGGAGACGATCCATGGAA TGAGTTCTGTAAAATGGCGAAGAAGTTATTTATATATTCGAGTGATGAGGTCAAGAAAATGAGCTCAAAGTCATCGTTGGATGATGAAGGTACGATCATCAATCTGGAACCGGACCAGAGGATAGCTAACCTTTAG